A stretch of Halichondria panicea chromosome 1, odHalPani1.1, whole genome shotgun sequence DNA encodes these proteins:
- the LOC135352312 gene encoding uncharacterized protein LOC135352312, with amino-acid sequence MFSLRDDADLREFVLENVEHFGEERVLGTGSYGSVQEVMINGEVYAAKKIHEVLLETDERGGVANLAGNYRRECRLMARIRHPNITQFIGLCFVAGSRLPLLVMERLDSSLDDLLESTPNIPLSVTQYVLVCVARGLLHLHCESVVHRDLTARNVLLTASLRAKITDFGNSRIVNLEPGRLARTLTRFPGTLVYMPPEALSDRGHSVYGPSLDVFSFGVLHLFALTQVFPGDLLAPTYSDPNNPDHLLARSEFERRGPYTALLERSLAGGREHPLFGLVRECLANTPERRPTTAELLSSLEEVGREMDGGLLQLDIARVKTARTLRAKEKRIEALQREVVQKDRILERKDEQLTEKDALLVQKDNQLEQQGYQLEQNAALLVQKDEQVADKDTQLIRQQQILNSVRANAATKDGVIADKDRQLSEQESTITDLISQREAALVERAALLQAHREQIGHKDAELVRRDAIIQQRRQGPPPRELRPPLTLKWRRRKYMPIKMGTSVQSVVIGDTVYVGGGSADNDRDRCTVMKLEQDQWTKLPEYTAYRFAMTSLANRLVLVGGIDPKNNKRTNQLAVFESGEWTHPYPSMNIARSSSTAVSFNNHIIVAGGYDDKERTSSSVEVLDVASRRWYIAQSLPNPRSDLKSTLIGNTFYLMGGWDHTTMKTVHHVDLNELIAKALSNLDTPTLWQTLQEVPLVRSAPLSIGRSLLAVGGADDSVNPSSSIHLYQPDTRRWVKVGDLPTGRYYCTCSVLPSGEVIVAGGQTYSFVYIQTVDFFSINAN; translated from the exons ATGTTTTCTTTGCGAGATGATGCTGACTTGAGGGAGTTTGTGCTGGAGAATGTGGAGCACTTTGGAGAGGAGAGAGTTCTAGGAACTGGCTCCTATGGCTCTGTTCAAGAg gtgaTGATCAATGGTGAGGTGTATGCAGCCAAGAAGATCCACGAGGTTCTCCTGGAGACGGACGAGCGTGGTGGAGTGGCCAACCTAGCTGGGAACTACCGCCGAGAGTGTCGACTCATGGCTCGCATCCGTCACCCCAACATCACCCAGTTCATTGGgctgtgttttgtggctggcTCTCGACTGCCCCTCCTGGTCATGGAGAGGTTGGACTCAAGTCTGGACGATCTCCTGGAGTCCACCCCCAACATACCCCTCTCTGTCACCCAGTACGTTCTGGTCTGTGTGGCTCGAGGGCTGCTCCACCTGCATTGTGAGTCCGtggtccatcgtgacctcactgccagGAACGTCCTGCTGACGGCATCTCTGAGAGCCAAGATCACAGACTTTGGTAACTCTCGTATCGTGAATCTAGAGCCTGGTCGACTGGCCAGGACTCTGACGAGGTTTCCTGGGACACTGGTGTACATGCCGCCCGAGGCCCTCTCTGACAGAGGCCACAGTGTGTATGGACCCAGTCTGGACGTCTTCTCTTTCGGAGTGCTGCATTTGTTTGCACTCACACAA GTGTTTCCAGGAGATCTCCTTGCCCCCACGTACAGCGACCCCAACAACCCAGAccacctcctggctcgctcagagtttgagcgtCGAGGTCCCTACACGGCTCTCCTTGAGAGGAGTCTGGCGGGTGGACGAGAGCACCCTTTGTTTGGTCTggtgagggagtgtctggCCAACACCCCAGAGAGAAGACCGACCACCGCTGAGCTCCTCTcgtctctggaggaggtggggaggGAGATGGACGGAGGACTGCTTCAGCTGGACATTGCACGAGTGAAGACTGCCAGGACCCTCAGGGCAAAGGAGAAGAGGATAGAGGCTCTACAg agagaggtggtccAGAAAGACAGGATACTGGAGAGGAAAGATGAGCAACTTACTGAGAAAGATGCACTTCTAGTGCAAAAAGACAATCAACTTGAACAGCAAGGATACCAGTTGGAACAGAACGCTGCACTTCTGGTACAAAAAGATGAGCAAGTAGCAGACAAAGATACTCAGCTGATTAGACAGCAACAG ATATTGAATAGTGTCCGTGCTAATGCTGCCACCAAAGATGGTGTGATTGCTGACAAGGACAGacaactcagtgaacaagagtCAACGATCACTGATCTCATTTCCCAGAGAGAGGCTGCTCTAGTTGAGAGGGCCGCTCTCTTACAG gcacacagggaacagattgggcacaaagatgctgagctggtcaggagagacgccatcattcaacagcggagacag ggtccccctcccagagagttgagacctccactcactctgaaatggagaagaagaaaatacatgccaatcaagatgggtacctcggtacagagtgttgttatcggtgacacggtgtatgttggtggaggtagtgcagacaatgatcgtgacaggtgtacagtgatgaagctcgagcaagatcaatggaccaaactaccagagtacactgcctataggttcgctatgacatcactcgctaatcgactagtgctggtgggaggaattgatccaaaaaacaacaaacgtaccaatcagcttgcagtgtttgaatcaggggaatggactcacccgtacccatcaatgaacattgctcgttcttcctcaacagctgtctccttcaacaaccatatcattgtagctggtgggtaTGATGATAAAGAACGTAcctcctcctctgtggaggtgttggacgtggcatcaagaagatggtacattgctcagtcactacctaacccacgatcagatctgaaatcgactctcataggaaacaccttctacctaatgggagggtgggaTCACACTACTAtgaagacagtgcaccacgtcgacctcaatgaactcattgcaaaagccctttccaacctggacacacccactctctggcagaccttacaggaagtaccactcgtgcggtcagctcctctcagtattgggaggtcactattagccgttggtggagcgGACGACAGTGtcaacccaagttcatcgatccacctctaccagcctgacaccaggaggtgggtgaaagtgggagacctgcctactggaCGATactactgcacatgctcagtacttcctagtggagaggtcattgtagccggaggacagacatATTCATTTGTTTATATTCAAACTGTTGATTTTTTCTCTATAAatgctaattag
- the LOC135352311 gene encoding uncharacterized protein LOC135352311 — MFSLRDDADLREFVLENVEHFGEERVLGTGSYGSVQEVMINGEVYAAKKIHEVLLETDERGGVANLAGNYHRECRLMARIRHPNITQFIGLCFVTGSRLPLLVMERLDSSLDDLLESTPNIPLSVTQYILVCVARGLLHLHRESVVHRDLTARNVLLTASLRAKITDFGNSRIVNLEPGRLARTLTRFPGTLVYMPPEALSDRGHSVYGPSLDVFSFGVLQLFALTQVFPGDLLAPTYSDPNNPDHLLARSEFERRGPYTALLERSLAGGREHPLFGLVRECLANTPERRPTTAELLSSLEEVGREMDGGLLQLDIARVKTARTLRAKEKRIEALQREVVQKDRILERKDEQIVQKDEQLTEKDALLVQKDNQLEQQGYQLEQNAALLVQKDEQVADKDTQLVRQQQILNSVRANAATKDGVIADKDRQLSEQESTITDLISQREAALVERAALLQAHREQIGHKDAELVRRDAIIQQQRQGPPPRELRPPLTLKWRRGKDMPIKMGTSVQSVVIGDTVYVGGGFADNDRDRCTVMKLEQDQWTKLTEYTAKYFAMTSLANRLVLVGGRDPRNKKPTNQLAVFESGEWTHPYPPMNIARDSSTAVSFNNHIIVAGGHDDKVRISSVAVLDVASRRWYIAQSLPNPRSGQKSTLIGNTLYLMGGFDHTGTVTKTVHHVDLNELITKDLSNLDTPTLWQTLQEVPLMWSAPLSIWRSLLAVGGVDDRFNPSSLIHLYQPNTRRWVKVGDLPTARYNCTCSVLPIGEVIVAGGQTNSYTIIQTVDFFSISAN; from the exons ATGTTTTCTTTGCGAGATGATGCTGACTTGAGGGAGTTTGTGCTGGAGAATGTGGAGCACTTTGGAGAGGAGAGAGTTCTAGGAACTGGCTCCTATGGCTCTGTTCAAGAg gtgaTGATCAATGGTGAAGTGTATGCAGCCAAGAAGATCCACGAGGTTCTCCTGGAGACGGACGAGCGTGGTGGAGTGGCCAACCTAGCTGGGAACTACCACCGAGAGTGTCGACTCATGGCTCGCATCCGTCACCCCAACATCACCCAGTTTATTGGGCTGTGTTTCGTTACTGGCTCTCGACTGCCCCTCCTGGTCATGGAGAGGCTAGACTCAAGTCTGGACGATCTCCTGGAGTCCACCCCCaacatccccctctctgtcaCCCAGTACATTCTGGTCTGTGTGGCTCGAGGGCTGCTCCACCTGCATCGTGAATCCGtggtccatcgtgacctcactgccagGAACGTCCTACTGACGGCATCTCTGAGAGCCAAGATCACAGACTTTGGTAACTCTCGTATCGTGAATCTGGAGCCTGGTCGACTGGCCAGGACTCTGACGAGGTTTCCTGGGACACTGGTGTACATGCCGCCCGAGGCCCTCTCTGACAGAGGCCACAGTGTGTACGGACCCAGTCTAGACGTCTTCTCTTTCGGAGTGCTGCAGTTGTTTGCACTCACACAA GTGTTTCCAGGAGATCTCCTTGCCCCCACGTACAGCGACCCCAACAACCCAGAccacctcctggctcgctcagagtttgagcgtCGAGGTCCCTACACGGCTCTCCTTGAGAGGAGTCTGGCGGGTGGACGTGAGCACCCTTTGTTTGGTCTggtgagggagtgtctggCCAACACCCCAGAGAGAAGACCAACCACCGCTGAGCTCCTCTcgtctctggaggaggtggggaggGAGATGGACGGAGGACTGCTTCAGCTGGACATTGCACGAGTGAAGACTGCCAGGACCCTCAGGGCAAAGGAGAAGAGGATAGAGGCTCTACAg agagaggtggtccAGAAAGACAGGATACTGGAGAGGAAAGATGAGCAAATAGTACAGAAAGATGAGCAACTTACTGAGAAAGATGCACTTCTAGTGCAAAAAGACAATCAACTTGAACAGCAAGGATACCAGTTGGAACAGAACGCTGCACTTCTGGTACAAAAAGATGAGCAAGTAGCAGACAAAGATACTCAGCTGGTTAGACAGCAACAG ATATTGAATAGTGTCCGTGCTAATGCTGCCACCAAAGATGGTGTGATTGCTGACAAGGACAGacaactcagtgaacaagagtCAACGATCACTGATCTCATTTCCCAGAGAGAGGCTGCTCTAGTTGAGAGGGCCGCTCTCTTACAG gcacacagggaacaaattgggcacaaagatgctgagctggtcaggagagacgccatcattcaacagcagagacag ggtccccctcccagagagttgagacctccactcactctgaaatggagaagaggaaaagatatgccaatcaagatgggtacctcggtacagagtgttgttatcggtgacacggtgtatgttggtggagggtttgcagacaatgatcgtgacaggtgtacagtgatgaagctcgagcaagatcaatggaccaaactaacagagtacactgccaagtacttcgctatgacatcactcgctaatcgactagtgctggtgggaggacgtgatccaagaaacaagaaacccaccaatcagcttgcagtgtttgaatcaggggaatggactcacccgtacccaccaatgaacattgctcgtgattcctcaacagctgtctccttcaacaaccacatcattgtagctggtgggcatgatgataaagtacgtatctcctctgtggcggtgttggacgtggcatcaagaagatggtacattgctcagtcactacctaacccacgatcaggacagaaatcaactctcataggaaacaccctctacctaatgggagggttcGATCACACTGGGACGgtaaccaagacagtgcaccacgtcgacctcaatgaactcattacAAAGGAcctttccaacctggacacacccactctctggcagaccttacaggaagtaccactcatgtggtcagctcctctcagtatttggaggtcactattagccgttggtggagtGGACGACAGATTCAACCCAAGTTCAttgatccacctctaccagcctaacaccaggaggtgggtgaaagtgggagacctgcctactgcacgatacaactgcacatgctcagtacttcctattggagaggtcattgtagccggaggacagaccAACAGTTATACTATTATTCAAACTGTggatttcttctctataagtgctaattag
- the LOC135352306 gene encoding uncharacterized protein LOC135352306 isoform X4 has protein sequence MATQATPDHSPEYLSIQENFEALVSTFKAQPAAYADSLFSNGYIPDEVLEYSRLNGVMDSDKSRKILDTIIHRIKLNPSVFHGFIAAIAGPSTDDVVKKLHDSYERHKTATSRVEQPQLSPPPHQQPPPEAPTSFSFPHLDTSSLNEDDRIELEDRLIRDTRKMIIRFTAFTLIIQRSFENQRIPLDQIKDSVLSLESFNDGIGIKVLDAEDRQEIKNAKNLAQVFMTLRAYISFFNYEIVEYLIELLGSPDDQTQLREYCSALDQFCQRNVFEVPAEAFSSKSRIKTAKVFVIKCTERIATLEYVKRLTPRIAEALGLQRAALQLCSIKQGCLELHFLVTVAVAKRIYPVSPTVQAALSAMGVKVLTCGSTDEVETFLLVQDLSKLKLKGVEEMSKDTRTSMTTFTQMKDTKDTRGSDTVEATKRESKDTQPVKKAHCEQIEHKDAELVRRDAIIQQQRQGPPPRELRPPLTLKWRRGKDMPIKIGDSVQSVVIGDTVYVGGGNAGNNRDMCTVMKLEQDQWTKLPEYTAWYFAMTSLANRLVLVGGYDPRNKKRTNQLAVFESGEWTHPYPPMNIARDFSTAVSFNNHIIVAGGHDDKRRTSSVEVLDVASRRWYIAQSLPNPRSHLKSTLIGNTLYLMGGWDHTRSATKTVYHVDLTELVAKAHSNLDTPTLWQTLQEAPLELSAPLSIGRSLLAVGGRDDRANPSSSIHLYQPDTRRWVKVGDLPTARYFCTCSVLPSGEVIVAGGQTSAYLLTFSPTVGFFTISAN, from the exons ATGGCCACTCAAGCAACCCCCGATCATTCTCCTGAGTATTTGTCCATCCAAGAGAACTTTGAAGCATTGGTGTCCACATTCAAAGCTCAACCTGCTGCATACGCTGATAGCCTCTTCTCCAATGGCTACATACCAGATGAAGTTCTCGAGTACTCTAGACTGAATGGAGTTATGGACTCGGATAAATCTCGAAAGATTCTGGATACTATCATCCATCGAATTAAGCTCAATCCCAGTGTATTCCACGGCTTTATCGCTGCCATCGCTGGCCCTTCTACTGACGATGTTGTCAAGAAACTACATGATAGTTACGAGCGTCACAAGACTGCGACCAGCCGTGTTGAACAGCCGCAACTCtctccacccccacaccagCAACCTCCACCAGAGGCTCCGACGTCCTTCAGCTTCCCACACCTCGACACCTCTAGCCTTAATGAGGATGATAGAATTGAATTGGAGGATCGGCTCATACGTGATACAAGGAAAATGATTATTAGGTTCACTGCTTTTACTCTAATTATACAAAGATCATTTGAAAACCAACGGATCCCTTTGGATCAGATTAAAGATTCCGTTCTCAGCCTCGAATCTTTCAACGACGGGATTGGAATTAAAGTCCTAGATGCAGAAGATAGGCAAGAGATCAAAAATGCCAAAAATTTGGCCCAAGTCTTCATGACTCTACGTGCTTACATCTCTTTTTTCAACTATGAGATAGTGGAGTACCTCATCGAGCTGCTGGGATCACCAGACGACCAAACACAACTGCGTGAGTATTGCTCTGCACTTGATCAGTTCTGCCAGCGAAATGTGTTTGAAGTTCCGGCCGAAGCTTTCTCTTCAAAATCTCGTATCAAAACGGCTAAAGTGTTTGTTATCAAGTGCACTGAGCGAATAGCCACACTGGAGTATGTGAAAAGGCTGACTCCGAGAATTGCTGAAGCACTTGGTCTACAAAGAGCAGCGCTACAACTCTGTTCAATCAAACAAGGCTGCTTGGAGCTCCACTTTCTCGTCACTGTAGCTGTTGCCAAGCGTATCTACCCAGTGTCCCCTACTGTACAGGCAGCTCTCAGTGCGATGGGGGTCAAAGTTCTCACCTGTGGAAGTACGGATGAGGTGGAGACATTTCTGCTGGTACA GGATCTGAGCAAACTCAAACTAAAAGGTGTTGAGGAGATGTCTAAAGACACAAGGACGAGCATGACAACCTTCACTCAAATGAAGGACACTAAAG ATACAAGAGGCTCGGacacagtggaggcaacaaagagggagtcaaaggacactcaaccagtcaagaag gctcACTGTGAGCAGAttgagcacaaagatgctgagctggtcaggagagacgccatcattcaacagcagagacag ggtccccctcccagagagttgagacctccactcactctgaaatggagaagaggaaaagacatgccaatcaagataggtgactcggtacagagtgttgttatcggtgacacggtgtatgttggtggaggtaaTGCAGGCAATAATCgtgacatgtgtacagtgatgaagctcgagcaagatcaatggaccaaactaccagagtacactgcctggtacttcgctatgacatcactcgctaatcgactagtgctggtgggaggataTGATCCAAGAAACAAAAAACGCACCAATCAacttgcagtgtttgagtcaggggaatggactcacccgtacccaccaatgaacattgctcgtgatttctcaacagctgtctccttcaacaaccacatcattgtagctggtgggcatGATGATAAAagacgtacctcctctgtggaggtgttggacgtggcatcaagaagatggtacattgctcagtcactacctaacccacgatcacATCTGAAATctactctcataggaaacaccctctacctaatgggagggtgggaTCACACTCGGAgtgcaaccaagacagtgtaccacgtcgacctcactGAACTCGTTGCAAAGGCCCATTcgaacctggacacacccactctctggcagaccttacaggaagcaCCACTCGAgttgtcagctcctctcagtattgggaggtcactattagccgttggtggacgaGACGACAGAGccaacccaagttcatcgatccacctctaccagcctgacacaaggaggtgggtgaaagtgggagacctgcctactgcacgatacttctgcacatgctcagtacttcctagtggagaggtcattgtagccggaggacagacaagTGCATATCTGCTTACTTTTAGTCCAACTGTTGGTTTCTTCactataagtgctaattag